In Roseimicrobium gellanilyticum, the sequence CAATCTGGTCAACAAGGAGTTCCTTATCGGTGGACGCAATGTGTTTGAGGGGGACGTCATTGAACTCTCCTACAAGAACGAAATCTTCCAGGCTCTCTGCGTCGAAGTGAATGCGACCGAGATCGTCTTTCGGGACCTGCAACGGGGTGATGTCGGAATCATGCCACATAACATGATTCCCACGCTTCAACTCGAACCCATGCGCAAAGTGGCTTCCTCCCTGGAGTCGCGCTGGGCTCCCATGGAACCGGCAACACCTCCCAAGAAATGAACCTTCCTCTCAACATCTCCCTGAACCTGCTGGTCTGCTCCCTGGCCAGCTCAGTCCTCCACGGCCAGGCAGATATGCCTCTGCCGATGCCCAAGCACGATCCCCTGGTCGCCCTCACGCAGACGGACAAGACGTTGGCACTCGCTGAGACCACCTTGGTGCAGAACGTGAGCCCTGCTGCAGGGCCGGGAGCGAAGGCGGGGACCGATTCCGTCACTCCCCTGACCCCTCCGGCGCCACCCAGCTCCGCGGTATCCACGGACGCTCCGACGCCGATGCTGGCTGCAGCGACTCCAGGCTTGGAGAGCCCCTCTGCCACCCCCCTCCCTACGCTCCCCTCTGAAGGTTACTGGGTGGATGGCGCCCCCATCAACGACGTGCTTCAGTACCTGTGCCGCAAAGCCGGCTACCAGTACTTCTTCAACAACGAGCTGAACGGCCCGGAGTACATTGTCACAGGCCATCTTCAGCTTGATGATCCCGAGCGCCAGATCGAGGACCTCGCGGTCGCCTTCGGACTCGCCGTCTACCGTCAGGCCAAGACGCTCTATGTCATGAATGACCTGCAGCTCTCCAAGCTGCCGCTCGAAATCATGAGCTACCAGCTCAAATACCTGCGCGGCTCAAGCCCGAGCCGCGTGTCCGCCCAATCGTCTGCGCAGGCCAGCGGTGGCGAAGGTGGCGGCGGCATGTCCTCGGGCATGGCTGACTTTGAAAAGCTCAAGCTCATCATCCGCCCCCTTCTCACGAAGTCCGTGGGGCAGATTGAATTCGAGGAGAAAACCAACACGCTTCTGGTGACTGACAACAGCGTCAAGATCAAGCGCATCAAGGACCTTCTGGAAAAGATTGACCGTCCGAAGCAGCAGATCGCCGTCAATGTGCGCGTGCTTCGCGTCATCAACACCAAGGGCAAGAAGGTGGGCGTCGACTGGTCCACCACCCTTGGCGAAGGCCTCACCGTCTCTGCCAGCCAGAGCTTGAACGCCATGTTCAATCTGCCGGACACCAGCACCCTGACCAAGGCCAGCTCCACCTTGAAGGACTTTTCGAACAGTTTCAACAATCAGTCCACCACGACCGGAGGACCTGAAGGGACTTCCACCAGCTTCATCAACACTACCGCAGCAACCGGCAGCACTTCCAGCTCGAGCAGCAGTGACCATAGCAGCGTCTATGATGACGGTCCGGGCCTCGTCTTCGAGCCCCTGCAAGTCAACGCCATCATCCGCGCTCTTGAGGAGAACGGCATTGTCAGCCAGGAGTCCTGCCCGACCATCATCACTGAGGACAATGAGCAGGGTCTCATCTCCATCGTAGACCGCTTCCCAATCGTCACCTCCACCATCACGGAAACGACTGCGGGGCAGAACATCACCGAGGAACTCCGCTACAAGATTGACGAAGACGATCCCGACGCCATGGAAGAGCCGGAGAAGAGCCGCGAAATCGGCGTGACTCTCTCGGTCACTCCCACGCTGCTTCCAGATGGCACGGTGCGCATGAAGCTTCGTCCGCGTGTGGCCAAGATTGTGGAATTCATCAATGGCCAGACGGGCAACATCTATCCCCGTGTCAGTGAGTCGACCGCAGAAGCCATCAGTCGCATCCCAAGCGGCCAGTCGCTCATCCTGGGTGGATTCTATGACTACAGTGACTCCAAAAATGGCAACAATGTTCCCTTCCTGGGCAAGGTCCCCGGTCTGGGTTGGTTGTTCAAGTCCAAGGACAACAGCGTGGAAAAGGTGAGCCTTATCTTCGTCATCACACCGAGCGTGTATGATGCCTCCAGCCCGAACGCCATCCGTGGCATGAACCAGGAAATGCGCACGTACTCAAACTTCGAGGCGGCCCGCTTGGATGGAATGAGCGAGCGCTTCCTGCCCCCGCTGCCGGTGAGCTCGCCGCCCGCCGCCTACCAGACCCGTGAGACAGTGCGCACGCAGACGGTTTCCAAGCCCTCCGGCGCCCTGCCTGCGGAAGGCCCGCAAGCCGAACAGCCTAAGAAGAAGAACTGGTTCGGCCGCATATTCAGCAAAAATTCAAACGCAGGTACTACGCCCTAAGCCGACAATCTCCCATGTTCGCGCCCAAGGTCACAGATACAATCACTGGCATTTCATTCCTGCCGCCGGAACCGTCGTCAGGGTTGATGGCGGCGATCAATGTGCTGGAATCCATCGCAGCATGTTCAGTGAATCATCTGCAGCAGGGCGGCTACATGGCTGACACTGAAATCCACGGCCTGCTGCAGAGTTATCATGTGCATCTCACCAGCGGCGGCTCCTTGCCTGCTTGCCGTGACTTCCTGGCCTTCACAGCCCTGCATCAGGCCAGGAAGCACGCGGTGACGCCCGAAGGCGAAGTCTCCCGCATGCAGCGCGTGCTGCGCCAGCGCCTGCATGATGAAGTGCACTACTGGAGTGTGGGCATGATGCCGGGCCGCCCCAATTCGCTCTACGAATCCTGTCCCTCGCTTCGCGTAGCCTGTTCTCTTCTGGGCTGCCCCGCGGTTCTCTCCGGCGATGACAGCATCGTGCATGTTGCCTCGCTGAATCCCGTCTCCGCTCTTGTCGCCTCAGCGTGGATCCGCCACGAGATCACCCACGCCGGCAAGCAGGATCCTCCTTTTGTTTTCCCCTTCATCGTGGACCTCGCCACCTGGGAGTCTCTCCAGCAGCGCCACTTCTCCGCATGAACCTGAATCTCGGCATCGAATTCAATGAGACCATCCAGGCGCTCGTCCTGGAGGAACTCCGCAAAGTGTCCCCCTCGGACATGACGCTTTCGGACGAGGCATTGATTCGCAAATCCTCCAAGGCCCGCATCCTCGGTGCCGTGGGCAAAGCCTCCGGTCTTGCTGCCTTCCCACATGTGAAGGAGCTCGTGGATTCGGAGCTCGTGAGCTACTGCGATCCGGCAGCACTCTCTCGCGGACTCTTCGTCCCGCTTCGCCGGAGCGCGGAGCAGATCCTGCTCGCAGTCGCCAACCCCTGGGACTACCGCGCGGACGACTACTGCTCCGTGCGTTTCCCGGACGAGGAGATCCTCAAGGTAGTCACTCTGCCGGCGGAAATCTCCAGCGTCATTGAAGGCTCCTCTTCCTCGGCCGGCCCCAGCCGTGCTGATCTTGAGGCCT encodes:
- a CDS encoding secretin N-terminal domain-containing protein → MNLPLNISLNLLVCSLASSVLHGQADMPLPMPKHDPLVALTQTDKTLALAETTLVQNVSPAAGPGAKAGTDSVTPLTPPAPPSSAVSTDAPTPMLAAATPGLESPSATPLPTLPSEGYWVDGAPINDVLQYLCRKAGYQYFFNNELNGPEYIVTGHLQLDDPERQIEDLAVAFGLAVYRQAKTLYVMNDLQLSKLPLEIMSYQLKYLRGSSPSRVSAQSSAQASGGEGGGGMSSGMADFEKLKLIIRPLLTKSVGQIEFEEKTNTLLVTDNSVKIKRIKDLLEKIDRPKQQIAVNVRVLRVINTKGKKVGVDWSTTLGEGLTVSASQSLNAMFNLPDTSTLTKASSTLKDFSNSFNNQSTTTGGPEGTSTSFINTTAATGSTSSSSSSDHSSVYDDGPGLVFEPLQVNAIIRALEENGIVSQESCPTIITEDNEQGLISIVDRFPIVTSTITETTAGQNITEELRYKIDEDDPDAMEEPEKSREIGVTLSVTPTLLPDGTVRMKLRPRVAKIVEFINGQTGNIYPRVSESTAEAISRIPSGQSLILGGFYDYSDSKNGNNVPFLGKVPGLGWLFKSKDNSVEKVSLIFVITPSVYDASSPNAIRGMNQEMRTYSNFEAARLDGMSERFLPPLPVSSPPAAYQTRETVRTQTVSKPSGALPAEGPQAEQPKKKNWFGRIFSKNSNAGTTP